In the Gossypium arboreum isolate Shixiya-1 chromosome 10, ASM2569848v2, whole genome shotgun sequence genome, one interval contains:
- the LOC108488543 gene encoding uncharacterized protein LOC108488543, whose product MGFTNGTRLMVPLSLMVLILALNFVEIGGSASSPDTNSSNEDDTVRVDPLDNFNKYRGGFDITNKHYWSSVVFTGIYGYAIGLLWLLCGILCGSYLLATTYCCKRNRKPDTKSVCHKQCYLWPILLAIIFTILAVAASGLVLGGTVRFHSEAKTVVDIIIRTANEASDTIYNTTGAMKEMRDSLGDTNGTGEASSFLTTTSRRLDVEADDIARQARKNRRMIDRGLQIVFIVTTVTISLNLVAVIALSVTGILRIRRPLYWLIGLCWILTILCWLFFGIYFVLENFSGDTCTALENFQENPYNNTLSSILPCDELLSAESVLSDVSAGIYNLVNEVNANITELRATTYPNLAHVCNPFTAPPAYTYQPNNCPANTIRIGDIPKILEVFTCSDANNGSCGEGQFISSNDYKTVEAYTSSVQNLLNVYPGMENLVQCQSVKDAFSEILGHHCKPWKRAARMAWGAMVFLSIIMVILVLIWTAQAHHDRRLHSSDISTKPQSQTMDSLGLEAVKIKHHDSV is encoded by the exons ATGGGCTTCACAAATGGCACAAGATTAATGGTGCCTTTATCGTTGATGGTGCTGATTTTAGCGTTAAATTTCGTAGAAATTGGTGGTAGTGCTTCTTCTCCAG ataCAAATTCAAGCAATGAAGATGATACAGTAAGAGTGGATCCATTGGACAATTTCAACAAGTATAGAGGAGGATTTGATATCACTAACAAGCATTATTGGAGT TCAGTTGTATTTACAGGGATCTATGGATATGCAATCGGACTCTTATGGCTTTTATGTGGAATATTGTGCGGCAGCTATCTCTTGGCAACTACTTACTGTTGCAAAAGAAACAGAAAACCCGACACAAAATCTGTCTGTCACAAGCAATGTTACTTATGGCCTATTCTCCTAGCCATAATCTTCACAATCCTGGCAGT AGCTGCTTCAGGTTTAGTTCTTGGAGGGACCGTTAGGTTCCATTCTGAAGCAAAAACAGTGGTGGACATTATTATTAGAACAGCAAATGAGGCATCAGACACTATATACAACACTACGGGCGCCATGAAAGAAATGAGGGATAGCTTGGGTGACACTAATGGAACTGGTGAGGCTTCTAGTTTTCTTACAACTACATCTCGGAGATTGGATGTTGAAGCTGACGATATTGCAAGACAGGCTAGAAAAAACAGACGAATGATCGATAGGGGTCTCCAGATAGT GTTTATAGTAACCACAGTGACTATTTCCTTGAATCTGGTAGCAGTTATTGCTTTGTCTG TGACTGGAATTCTGAGAATTCGACGACCACTTTACTG GCTAATTGGATTATGTTGGATCTTGACAATTCTATGCTGGTTGTTCTTTGGGATATATTTCGTGTTGGAAAA TTTTTCAGGTGATACATGTACAGCTCTGGAAAATTTCCAAGAAAATCCATACAACAATACTTTGAGTTCGATTCTTCCTTGTGATGAGTTGCTGTCTGCAGAATCAGTCCTGTCTGATGTTAGTGCTGGAATTTATAACCTTGTTAATGAG GTGAATGCGAACATAACGGAGCTGCGAGCAACAACATATCCGAATCTTGCTCATGTTTGCAACCCTTTCACCGCACCACCGGCATATACATATCAGCCAAATAACTGCCCCGCTAATACGATCAGGATCGGCGACATACCAAAG ATATTGGAAGTATTTACATGTTCGGATGCCAACAATGGAAGCTGTGGAGAGGGACAATTCATATCCAGCAACGATTACAAAACAGTGGAGGCTTACACAAGTTCAGTTCAAAACCTGCTAAATGTATATCCAGGCATGGAAAATCTAGTCCAATGCCAGTCCGTGAAGGACGCATTTTCCGAGATCCTCGGCCACCACTGCAAGCCGTGGAAGCGAGCCGCCCGCATGGCGTGGGGGGCAATGGTGTTTCTCTCAATCATCATGGTAATTTTGGTTCTCATATGGACGGCGCAAGCTCACCATGATCGACGACTTCATTCCTCAGACATTTCAACCAAACCCCAATCTCAAACAATGGATTCATTGGGATTAGAAGCAGTGAAAATCAAACATCATGATTcagtttaa
- the LOC108487987 gene encoding uncharacterized protein LOC108487987, with amino-acid sequence MWQMFGGIVATGKNVWAPSSGVLPSRVPMGVDTPNEGFGDLDEHRNENEGIPPNEAPSNPSHETPNQRKQTLGVVYGKGKKSSSNRKSSRNILTTQIEKLCESMASPRKSRNEIIFPHSQYSISNAMDALRALGDEIPKKDELYYFAIKMF; translated from the coding sequence atgtGGCAAATGTTTGGTGGCATTGTAGCCACTGGAAAGAATGTATGGGCACCTTCGTCTGGtgttcttccaagcagagttccTATGGGAGTTGATACACCTAATGAGGGATTTGGTGATTTAGATGAACATAGAAATGAGAATGAAGGTATTCCTCCTAATGAGGCACCATCAAACCCTTCTCATGAAACTCCTAATCAAAGAAAGCAAACACTTGGGGTTGTATATGGTAAAGGAAAAAAATCAAGTTCAAAtagaaaatcatcaagaaataTATTAACTACTCAGATTGAAAAATTGTGTGAGAGTATGGCTAGTCCAAGGAAGTCAAGgaatgaaattatttttcctCACTCTCAATATTCTATTTCAAATGCAATGGATGCTTTGCGTGCTTTGGGAGATGAAATTCCAAAGAAAGATGAGCTGTACTATTTTGCCATCAAAATGTTCTAA
- the LOC128279348 gene encoding putative disease resistance protein RGA3 — protein MGHKVKALRERLDAIVADRANFHLTNHPLELPIEVRERDQTHSFVRAQEIIGRDYDKKKIVKLLLESKAKENVSIVPIVGIGGLGKTTLAKMLFNDENVVKHFELKMWVCVSEKFELKVIVQNISEAATESKPDKELQMQTLQNRLRDNIDGKKYLLVLDDVWNDDLEKWHSLKTLLLDGAKGSWIVVTTRSEAVARITGTVSSHLLRGLSRSESWSLLKQMACKEESLESNGSRLKAIGMEIADKCGGVPLALRAIGRVLYKKAEVEWVKVKDNVHKYIARPESGILPILKLSYDHLPPHLKQCFAYCSLIPKDTKFGVKRLIRYWMAQGFIQPTSGNDGDLEDVGHEYFKDLLWRYFFQADEEDEDSGNVECFIMHDLMHDLACSVAATECCVASLEAENVNERTRHASFEDRLYFSHGIPTTLLKATRVRSFIQINSGHMDLSFNQKKGGHMGQSTCSALISNFKYLRNLDLSSLAIKKLPHSIGELKHLRDLDLSGNRDIRKLPGSLCRLQNLQTLDLFGCWSLENLPSKTSRLVSLMHLNIRQCTNLCYMPRGLGKLTCLQTLCKFVVGKKKGREVCGLRELQGLNNLKGELGVSCLENAGIPELGSTYLKDKLNLKSLEFKWSRWSWTRREDEMVLECLQPPPNLEILKVEGYAGTKLSSWLSSMTMMNVTQLTLKNCTKCKHLPPLHRLSSLKLLKLSRLVALENVSETEMQKELFSAKPTTIFFPSLEELWIRDCPNLKGWWRPGDVGEASNAQRPCFPCLSELHIYMCPNLTSMPLFPSIETLYLKETRWKPLIQPTIKMKSATLKLAPSSSCSIFTPFCKLETLWLKDMEELDSLPDEFLQNLTSLWDLRIERCFNLTSMPEGMHCLTSLKHLKISTCPQLRERCRRDIGFRLIPHGLIG, from the exons ATGGGTCATAAAGTTAAAGCCCTTAGAGAGAGACTAGATGCCATTGTAGCTGATAGAGCCAATTTTCACCTCACTAACCACCCCCTAGAGCTACCAATTGAAGTTAGGGAGAGGGATCAAACACATTCCTTTGTGCGTGCACAAGAAATAATTGGAAGAGATTATGATAAAAAGAAAATTGTGAAACTACTGCTCGAATCCAAAGCTAAAGAAAATGTTTCAATTGTTCCTATTGTTGGGATCGGAGGGTTAGGAAAGACCACATTAGCTAAAATGCTGTTCAATGATGAAAACGTGGTGAAGCATTTTGAGCTAAAAATGTGGGTCTGTGTCTCAGAGAAGTTTGAGTTAAAAGTCATTGTGCAAAACATCAGCGAGGCTGCAACTGAAAGCAAACCTGATAAGGAACTTCAGATGCAAACACTGCAAAATCGTCTTCGAGACAACATTGATGGAAAGAAGTACTTGCTAGTTCTTGATGATGTGTGGAATGACGACCTTGAAAAGTGGCATAGCTTGAAAACTTTGCTCTTAGATGGTGCCAAGGGAAGTTGGATTGTTGTCACTACACGTAGTGAAGCGGTTGCACGAATCACAGGCACCGTTTCGTCACATTTGCTTCGAGGTTTGTCAAGAAGTGAATCCTGGTCTCTATTGAAGCAAATGGCGTGTAAAGAAGAAAGCTTGGAATCTAATGGTTCCCGCTTAAAAGCAATCGGGATGGAGATTGCAGACAAGTGTGGAGGGGTTCCTCTTGCCTTAAGGGCAATAGGAAGGGTATTATATAAAAAAGCAGAAGTGGAATGGGTTAAGGTGAAGGACAATGTACATAAATATATAGCTCGACCAGAGAGTGGTATTCTACCAATTTTGAAGTTGAGTTATGATCATCTTCCACCACATTTGAAACAATGTTTCGCTTATTGCTCTTTAATCCCCAAGGATACTAAGTTTGGGGTGAAAAGGCTGATCAGATATTGGATGGCCCAAGGGTTTATCCAACCAACAAGTGGAAATGATGGTGATCTAGAAGATGTTGGTCATGAGTATTTCAAAGATTTGCTTTGGAGATATTTTTTTCAAGctgatgaagaagatgaagatTCAGGAAATGTAGAGTGCTTCATAATGCATGATCTAATGCATGACCTTGCATGCTCTGTTGCTGCAACTGAGTGTTGTGTTGCAAGTTTGGAAGCAGAAAATGTAAATGAAAGAACTCGTCATGCTTCATTTGAAGACAGATTATATTTCTCTCATGGAATTCCAACCACCTTGCTCAAAGCAACTAGAGTAAGGTCATTTATTCAAATCAATAGTGGGCACATGGATCTATCATTTAATCAAAAAAAAGGTGGGCACATGGGTCAATCCACTTGCAGTGCACTCATTTCTAATTTCAAGTATCTACGGAATTTGGATTTGAGTTCCTTGGCTATTAAGAAGTTACCGCATTCCATTGGTGAATTGAAGCATTTAAGGGACCTTGATCTTTCTGGAAATCGTGACATTAGAAAATTACCTGGTTCTTTATGCAGGCTTCAAAATTTGCAGACGTTAGATCTTTTTGGGTGTTGGAGTCTTGAAAATTTACCAAGCAAAACAAGTAGATTAGTAAGCCTCATGCATCTAAATATTAGACAATGTACTAATTTGTGTTACATGCCGCGTGGGCTGGGGAAACTAACTTGTCTACAAACATTATGCAAGTTTGTTGTGGGGAAGAAGAAAGGTAGGGAAGTTTGCGGGTTAAGGGAATTGCAAGGGTTGAACAACCTCAAAGGAGAACTTGGTGTTTCATGTTTAGAAAATGCTGGTATCCCAGAGCTCGGATCTACTTACTTGAAAGATAAACTGAACTTGAAATCTTTAGAATTTAAGTGGAGCAGATGGAGCTGGACTAGGAGAGAAGATGAAATGGTTTTGGAATGCCTCCAACCACCCCCAAATCTGGAGATATTGAAGGTGGAAGGGTATGCAGGAACCAAACTTTCCAGCTGGTTGTCATCCATGACCATGATGAATGTAACACAACTAACGTTAAAAAATTGTACTAAATGCAAGCATCTACCACCATTGCATCGCCTCTCTTCCCTCAAACTTTTGAAGCTTTCAAGATTGGTAGCTTTGGAAAATGTTTCGGAGACTGAAATGCAAAAGGAGTTGTTTTCTGCAAAACCAACAACAATATTTTTTCCGTCCTTGGAAGAACTGTGGATAAGAGATTGCCCAAATCTTAAAGGATGGTGGAGACCAGGTGATGTTGGAGAAGCTTCAAACGCACAGCGGCCTTGCTTTCCTTGCCTTTCAGAATTACATATCTACATGTGTCCTAATCTAACTTCTATGCCATTGTTTCCTTCAATCGAAACGTTGTATTTGAAAGAAACCAGGTGGAAGCCATTGATCCAACCTACAATAAAGATGAAGAGTGCAACGTTAAAATTAGCACCATCTTCTTCTTGTTCAATTTTTACTCCTTTTTGCAAATTGGAAACTCTGTGGCTTAAAGACATGGAAGAGCTAGATTCTCTACCAGATGAGTTTCTGCAAAACCTAACTTCACTTTGGGATTTGAGGATTGAAAGATGTTTTAACTTGACTTCAATGCCAGAAGGGATGCATTGCCTCACCTCTTTGAAACATTTGAAAATTTCTACTTGTCCGCAGTTAAGGGAAAGATGCCGAAGGGATATTG GATTTCGATTGATTCCACATGGTTTAATCGGGTAA